The Lacipirellula parvula genome window below encodes:
- the rnc gene encoding ribonuclease III, whose protein sequence is MSTNTVSDASDVRRGDLEVCQQQIGYAFREPQLLEGALTHASGVQHRLSSNERMEFFGDAILGMVVCERLFQQYPEYSEGELTKIKSVVVSRDTCARMSEALGLDVHLILGKGMAADPTVPRSVLAAAFESLIAAIYLDGGMPAAEQFILRHVDGEIEAAVSCEFGGNFKSLLQQLAQREFGVTPNYIMLDEKGPDHSKCFKISAQIGSRRFTAAWGKSKKESEQRAAHNAISELREESAPYPCEDSAGNVSDDAAD, encoded by the coding sequence ATGAGTACAAATACTGTGTCTGACGCCAGCGATGTGCGCCGTGGCGATCTTGAAGTTTGTCAGCAGCAAATTGGCTATGCGTTTCGCGAGCCGCAGCTGCTGGAAGGCGCCCTCACCCACGCTTCGGGCGTGCAGCATCGGCTCTCCTCCAACGAGCGGATGGAATTCTTCGGCGACGCGATCCTCGGCATGGTCGTTTGCGAACGGCTGTTTCAGCAATACCCCGAATACTCCGAAGGGGAACTGACGAAGATCAAATCAGTCGTCGTTAGTCGCGATACGTGCGCACGGATGAGCGAAGCGCTCGGGCTCGATGTCCACCTCATTCTCGGCAAAGGGATGGCCGCCGATCCCACCGTTCCCCGTTCGGTGCTCGCCGCTGCCTTTGAGTCGCTCATCGCCGCGATCTACCTTGATGGCGGCATGCCGGCGGCCGAGCAGTTCATCTTGCGTCACGTCGACGGCGAGATCGAAGCGGCCGTGTCGTGCGAATTCGGCGGCAACTTCAAGTCGCTGCTGCAACAGCTCGCCCAGCGCGAGTTCGGCGTGACTCCCAACTACATCATGCTCGACGAGAAGGGTCCGGATCACAGCAAGTGCTTCAAGATCTCGGCCCAGATCGGCTCGCGGCGCTTCACGGCTGCGTGGGGCAAGAGCAAGAAAGAATCGGAACAACGGGCGGCCCACAACGCGATCAGCGAATTGCGTGAAGAGTCGGCGCCCTACCCGTGCGAGGACAGCGCGGGGAACGTCTCGGATGACGCCGCGGATTGA